In one window of bacterium DNA:
- a CDS encoding cytidine/deoxycytidylate deaminase family protein, whose product MNTQSIHRPDWDEYFIQIAELISSRSTCLRRKVGAVLVKEKRILATGYNGAPSGLKHCSETGCLREKLGVPSGEKHELCRGLHAEQNAIIQAAYHGISIKGSTLYITCHPCSVCSKMIINGGIKEIVIKEPYPDIIASDMLKEAGVKVRVIIKK is encoded by the coding sequence GTGAATACCCAATCTATCCACAGACCTGACTGGGACGAATATTTTATTCAAATTGCAGAACTTATTAGTAGCCGTTCTACCTGTCTAAGAAGAAAAGTTGGAGCAGTTCTTGTTAAAGAGAAACGAATACTTGCGACCGGTTATAACGGAGCGCCTTCTGGTTTAAAACATTGTTCTGAGACAGGGTGTCTTAGAGAAAAACTTGGCGTACCCTCTGGTGAAAAGCATGAGTTATGCAGAGGATTGCACGCTGAACAGAACGCTATAATTCAGGCAGCGTATCACGGGATTTCAATAAAGGGAAGCACCCTGTACATTACCTGTCATCCTTGCAGTGTTTGTTCAAAAATGATAATTAACGGTGGGATAAAGGAGATTGTTATTAAAGAGCCCTACCCTGATATTATCGCTTCGGATATGCTTAAGGAAGCCGGTGTTAAGGTCCGTGTAATTATTAAAAAGTAA